Proteins from one Ciconia boyciana chromosome 26, ASM3463844v1, whole genome shotgun sequence genomic window:
- the EFNA3 gene encoding ephrin-A3 → MVNAEGYRTCNTSQGFKRWECNRPHAPHSPIKFSEKFQRYSAFSLGYEFRAGQEYYYISTPTHNHRRACLKMKVFVCCASTSHSGEKLAPTLPQFTLRPEVKIEDLENFNPEMPKLEKSISGTSPKREHLPLAVAAALFLMTLLAS, encoded by the exons ATGGTGAACGCGGAGGGCTACCGCACCTGCAACACCAGCCAGGGCTTCAAGCGCTGGGAGTGCAACCGGCCCCAcgcaccccacagccccatcAAGTTCTCGGAGAAGTTCCAGCGCTACAGCGCCTTCTCGCTGGGCTACGAGTTCCGCGCGGGGCAGGAGTACTACTACATCT CCACGCCGACGCACAACCACCGCCGGGCCTGCCTGAAAATGAAGGTGTTCGTGTGCTGCGCCTCCA CGTCGCACTCCGGGGAGAAGCTGGCGCCCACCCTGCCGCAGTTCACCCTGCGGCCCGAGGTGAAGATCGAGGACCTGG AAAACTTCAACCCGGAGATGCCCAAGCTGGAGAAGAGCATCAGCGGCACTAGCCCCAAGCGGGAACACTTGCCCCTGGCCGTGGCCGCCGCGCTCTTCCTCATGACGCTGCTGGCCTCCTAG